The Lolium rigidum isolate FL_2022 chromosome 2, APGP_CSIRO_Lrig_0.1, whole genome shotgun sequence genomic interval CCCGCCGTTGACgatgcctccgcctccgccacgcTCGTCCACGCGCCGCCAGAGAGGGAGGTGGGACACAGGTGCCAGGCTGCGTCTTCTTTGTCGTGCCCTTCCTCCTTGCGCTCTTCCTCCTCCCTTGTCTGGTACTCGCCCCTACTCCTCCACCCCCCACGCCCGCGTCCTGGGCCGGTGAAGCACGAGCCGGACAAGCTTAAAGTCCAAaacgtttaaatttgaaatttgttcaaattaaaaaaattaaaagttAAAAATTGTTGAAACTTGAAATTGTTCGAATTTGAAAACTGCTTGAATTAAAAGTGTTTGTATTAAAAAATGGTTTAAATtaaaaaatcaaaaagaaaaataaaaaactaaaaaactgaagaagaaaaaaagaaaaaaagaaaatttggaaaagaaaaaacaaaaaaatggaaGAAAACCGAAAGGAAATCATAAACCCAAGAACCATAAAAACCGATGAAAATACCGACCGGAACCTTATCAAAAGTTCCTAAAACTGGGAAAACCGAAGGATCCCCTTCCTCCCTACGCGTTGATGTAGCGTATTACCGCACACAGTGAAGCGATTAATagggttttccaaaaatgaggaATGGTTCCTATTGTGCCTAGGTGGTTTTTGGGCCGTTTTCGCCCGCGGGCCGAAAGGTCTCCCTAgcctattttgtctttttttctgaaatgattttctttttgttttttcctATTTTATTACTTGAAGCCAATTTCACTTCAGGCTGACTCAAACAATGTCagaaaaaatcaaataaaatatcAGTCGATTTCTTATTGAATGTAGAATATTTTGGGACCACTTTTAAGTCAAAAATATTTTTATAATTTCAAATTTGGCACATAGGCCTGTATGCCTTTATTATCATAACTTTGGGTTTAGGGTGTTTTATAGTTCATAGGCATGTATGCCGGGAAGAACAACTTACAAAGAAAGCACATAATGAGACAGTAAAACACTCAGAATAAAGGAGAACGATGTCTACAATCACAAAGAAAATTTAAGCCTTGGAGTCTTCATCTTCCATCCACTTGATCGCAAAGAGCGTCACCGGATGGGGACCAAACCTTCACCGGAGTTCCCGCAACACCGTCTTGGCACCACACTACCCCAAGCCACACCATGATCACAAGCCAGGTGCACCGACACTAGTCAAGACTTCAAAGCCAACGTCTTCAACAAGGTGGCAGCACTGGAATGCCGTCATTGCCTGACCCAAGAGGGTCTAGGTTTTCACCTGAAGATCCATGACAATGATGAAGCCATGAAGGGAGAAAGAGGGTTCAACAAAGACGACTCCAAGGAGGGGAATGGCTCCCGTAAGTGTCATCTCCGCTAGCACCGGATGAACCAGGCAAGGCTTTCCTATCGCCCTAGACAAGCGGCACGAGAGGCAAGGGGAAAGGTGTAGCACTGTCTTTCTAGTGAGAGGTATATCGTTGCCATGTTAACTATTGGAAGTAGACAACAATTAGCACCGCAATTCATCAGCACCGCAAATTCATCAGCGCCGCAAATTCATCAGCGCCTCCCTAGTTCGAAGACATTCAACTAGGTGTGGAAATGCATGTTCGCACTAATCACGGGACAACTGGTTTTGCGCCGTAGCACTGTCTTTTTAGCGAGAGGAATATCGTTGCTACGTTACGGATAGTTTGTTACGGAAGGATTCTTACCGGCGTACGTCGTGGGCTGATGTGTGTCATGCCCTGAATTCTCGGGACAACAGCTTCAACCTGCAGTCCTGCACCGATTGAGTGATGCCACAGATGTGTCCGTAAGCTATCCTGTAAGAATTTTttgtaggtgtagcattactgcTACGTTAGCTATTGGAATTTGGAAGTAGACAGCAATCAGCACCGCAATTCATGCACGGCAGGAACACATGCATGGTTCATTTCATCCAAATTAATGAAACCATGAGCACCACAAAGAACAAATTAACACGGTGCAGAGTGCAGACACGGCGTGTCCTATATATAAGAGCAGCACTGCCTCCATCCTGGATGAGCTACTCGCTAGCCTATGACAGTCCGAGCTGCACAATCGCGGTGCAAACCAAGGCAAAGCTAGCCCACCCCACCGGCGCGAGCCGCCCGGCGTCATTGTAATAATAGAACGGCATGGTGCCCGGCGTCACCGGCGTTACCGGGGTCGCGCCAGGTGTGGTGCCCGTGCACGCCGGAGACGTCGGCGTCGTCGTGTATGGCGTTGTCGGAGTCGTGTACGGTGTGGTCGGCGTCGGCGTGGTCGGGGTCGGGCTCGTGTACGGCGTGTTCGGGGACCTTGGGGTGGGTGTCGGcgacgacggggaggaggagccgGAGACGGTCACCTCGAGCTTCATGCCGCCGGCGCAGTGGCCGGTGATGCTGCAGATGAAGTAGTGCTTGCCGCCGGTCTTGAGGGGCACGGTACTCGCGCCGCTGCTGTCGGAGCCGAGCGGGTTGGCCGCCGCGCACGCCAGGTAGTCGGCCGCGCTCACCTCCACCACCGTGTGCTGTCCCTTCGCGTAGTTGAACACTTGAACATATAGGAACGAACTTGTCAGTCGATCTTCTCCGAAAATCCACCGAAGTAAATTCTGCAACACTCATGAACGACATGCATGCAAGAGCACAATAGCTTACCAAGATTGTCCCCGACTTTGAATGTGTTGCCGCTGGCCCAGGTGGTGTAATCGACGCCGAGCGTCCAGCCGGACTTGTCGCCGACTGTGAAGCTGGTGGCGGCTGCCGGGAAGACGCGGGCGACAAGGATCACCACCACCAAACCCCAGCATGAACTGGCGACGGGAGCCATCGTGGTCTATCGATCAAGCAAAGAGGAACAACTTCTCTCTCAGGTGCTAGCGTTTCGTTAACTCTAGAGGAAGATGTTCTGCACCACTTTGAGAAGAGGAGACACTATATAACAGGATCGACCTCAACGTGCAGTTGGTGGGCAATTGGCTTTCACCGGATGTGTGGGAACGAATATGTATGTCAAGCCACCACTTTACCTATGAGGAAATGCAGTGGAAATGCTTTTCCTTAGTATAATCGGCTGGCTCTGTTCATGCCAACAACCGATACGATTTTCATGATGGTGTTTCAAAAGCCATGTTCCCATCATGATGAAATGATATCCTATCAGACTAGCTCCGTGTATTTCGTGAACATTTGCCCCGATCGAGCTCGTATAATTTGAACGACCTCCATCTTTCCGTTAATTATTTCAGACAAAATGCTTTCCAGACCAAACGCCGATCGAACTCCCACTAGACTTGTGCATAACCTTTTACCAGTAATAATCTGCAGATGGTCAAAGTATTCTCGAACATCGGATCAGACAACGGGTGGCCCTGATCACACTTCACCCGTTTTTCAGATGCCCTGCTAGGTGATTCGCACCTTTGTAGCTTTGAGGCTATTCTGTCCTTTTTTTTAGGTgcggcttcttttcatatgatacAGAGATCTCTATGACATATAGTATGCGGCCAAAGTGAAGTGAATCTAATTGTGTGCGCGGTCGGGCCAGCCGACCGACCGGCCGGACGCGCGTCGTCGTTGTGGAGAATCTGGTTTGCCTCTTCACATGGAGATCGTTTCGATCTCTATCGTCTAGCTAGGCCACCAAACCTCTCGACAATGACCTCCTACTTACGAAATGAGTACGTTTAAGGCGGCATCGTGTTGCAGGACAATTTTATCTCCGGTGCATGAACTATGAATCCTGTAATTTGAGATAACATGAATCGATCAGATCAGTGGCCAGCACAGCATGTCATGGTTGATGCATGCATTATTCAGGAAGGCGTGAACCTGAACATTGTTGTTGTTGGATGGAGCCATGGAAGGCGATGAGATTAGACCGTCATCCGGACCTAGACATCCAAACAAActtccgatgatgatggagactgTCTGGAGAAACACTGCCGCTCGCCTACCGAGCATTGCCGTGTAGGTTTGCAAGATGGGGAATCTACACGAGAATCGACTGAATACTGATCAGACAGAGCGGGTATACAACTCCAGAATATGGGCAACCCCCGCTGCTTTCTGAAACCTCGATAGCCCAAGGTTCCTTTTGAGGTTCAGACTCCGGATCGCGAGGCTTTGCGTTTGCACGCCGGTCTCGACTCTCGAGCCCAGCGTGGATCCGGCCGTCACGGTGGCCGGCAGCTACCTTCTAATACTTGCCATAGGCACCGCACTCAGCCGCCGTACTTGCCGCGAGATCCGCGCTCGGCCGGAGCAAGCTCGCCTCTGGCCTGACAGTGCCGCGTCGGAAGTGCCTTTGTATCAAGGTTTTGGGTACGGGTAAGGGCAATCTCCAGCAGCTAGCATGACCCAAAACGGCGATCCATTCGATTTGTTTTGGTCGAGTTGCGGATATAATTTGGGTCGCCATCTGGCCTGCCAGCACAGTGCCCTCAATGGCGCGACATATTTGGTCCGTATTGGCCATCTTGCCCAGCACTGATCAGTTAGCCTTTGGCATTCAAATTTAACCATCATATTTTTTACAAAACGAgagcaataaataaaataaatgttGTTCATAAATGTAAATAGTTCACAACCACATAGTTACACAAACAAGAGAATTCAAATCAAATGAGACTAGCCATGTTGATTTTCCACATGAAACCACGTATGCTCAATTAAATCGGTTTAAAGGCGGTCATGAGTGTTCCGATCACCCAATGTATGATGCCTATGCAAGAAATCTTTCCAAGATGCTGCCTCCGAATGTGGCTCAACCAACTCACCCTCAAATTCCGAGTCTTGATCATGATGCTATGATCTCGCTCTTCCTGaaagatcatgttgtgcatgatgacACATGTTGTGTTCACCTCCCACATACTCTCCATGCTTTAGGTTCTAGCATGGTGCCGAACAATAGTCCACCGTGATTGAAGCACACTAAATGACGCTCTACATCCTTCACAAACCTCTTACATTTCTCAATTTCAGGCTTTCGAATTGTCTTCACAAAGGTGAACCAGGAAGGTTAGATGCCACAAGCTAGATAATAACCCTGGTCATAAGGATGAACACTAATCTCATAGGCAACCTGAGGAGCATGTCCTTCTGTAAGCCTAGCAAATACTGGTGAGCGTTGGAGCACGGTGATATCATTGTTAGATCATGTAATGCCGAAGAAGAAGTGTCAAATCCATAGATCATGTAATGCAACTGTCTCTAGTATTACCGTGCACCCCTCCGAATGCCCTTTGAACTTCCCTTACAAGCCAAAGGGATATTTCTTTCATTGCCAATGCATTAAACCTATGGTGCCCAACATCCCATGAAACCCTATGTTTTCGTTGATGGACAAGGCAGGCAGTGTCTTCGGTGTTCAGCTCTCTCAGATAAACTTTGTCGAACGCCGCAATAACTACTTTGCAAAACTTATACATGGCATCAATGCATGTGCTCTCACTCATACGCAAGTACTCATCAACGAGATCAAACACCTGGTACTACATATGCAAGCTGCCAAATGGCCGCCGAACATTTTTGTTAAGAGGAAAAGCCAAGCCTACCGGCAGCAGGACGGAGAATATCCAGGAATAAGTTTCTAGACAACCAATAGCAGCGATGGAATGTCTTCGggtcgtacgccggatcggctagATGGAAGTAGTCCCTCAGAAGGCGTTCGTGGCTACCTACTCAATTGTGTTTGGTATTAACCTTGCAGCAGGTAGTGGTTGTGGGCCATTCTGGGAACAACAAACAAAAGTTCAGTCTAACAGTCGGACTCCTCGTCGATGATAATTTGATGGCATTTTTGTAGAAAAAATCGATTATCCTACTACCCATTTGCCCAACCATATGCAgctgtgataacccacaagtataggggatcgcaacagtcttcgagggaagtaaaacccaaatttattgattcgacacaagggaggtaaagaatacttataagccttaacaactgagttgtcaattcagccgcacctggaaaagcactagtaacaggggtgatgtgaaagtagcagtgatatgagagcagtagtaacagtaacacagcagcagtaatagtaatatgagagcaatggcaccagaaaatagttgatactacttccagtgacatgtagaacgagtatatgatgattaaagatggaccggggttcccagctatctacactagtggtaactctccaataacaagtgttgggtgaacaaattacagtcgggcaattgataggattgaaatagcattaagacagaatatcaagatcattaatcatgtaggcatgtttttcatatataatcatacgtgctcgcaatgagaaacttgtacaacatcttttgtcctaccagccggtggcagccgggcctcaagggaatctcatcggatattaaggtactccttttaatagagcaccggagcaaagcattaacactccgtgaaaacatgtgatcctcacatcactaccatcccctccggttgtcccgatttctgtcacttcggggcctttggttccggacagcgacatgtgcatacaatttgtagatacaatctaagcaataagtatagagctcaaatctaagatcatgccactgatggcgtgtatttcacacgttcgttgggcaaccccaagaggaaggtatgatgcgcacagcagcaagttttccctcagaaagaaaccaaggtttatcgaaccaggaggagccaagaagcacgttgaaggttgatggcggcgggatgtagtgcggcgcaacaccggggattccggcgccaacgtggaacctgcacaacacaaccaaagtactttgccccaacgaaacagagtgaggttgtcaatctcaccggcttgctcgtaacaaaggattaaccgtattgtgtggaagatgattgtttgcgagagaaaatagtaaaaacaagtattgcagcagatttgtatttcaagtattaaaagaatggaccggggtccacagttcactagaggtgtctctcccataagataaaagcatgttgggtgaacaaattacagtcgggcaattgacaaatagagagggcataacaatgcacatacatgacatgataagtatagtgagatttaattgggcattacgacaaagtacatagaccgccatccaactgcatctatgcctaaaaagtccaccttcagagttatcatccgaaccccctccagtattaagttgataacaacagacaattgcattaagtatggtgcgtaatgtaatcaacaactacatcctcggacatagcgccaatgttttatccctagtggcaacaagcacaacacaatcttagaactttcatcacctgtcccggtgtcaatgcgggcatgaacccactatcgagcataaatactccctcttggagttaagagtaaaaacttggccagagcctctactaataacggagagcatgcaagatcataaacaacacatatgtaataacttgataattaacatgacatggtattctctatccatcggatcccgacaaacacaacatatagaattacagatagatgatcttgatcatgttaggcagctcacaagatccaacaatgaagcacaatgaggagaagacaaccatctagctaccgctatggacccatagtccaggggtgaactactcactcatcactccggaggcgaccatggcggtgtagagtcctccgggagatgaatcccctctccggcaggcgccggaggagatctccagaatccccgagatgggatcggcggcggcggcgtctcgcaaggttttccgtatcatggtttttcgcatcgggggtttcgcgacggaggctttaagtaggcggaagggcagagtcggggcccgacgaggggcccacaccacgggcggcgcgggcccccttggccgcgccgccatgtggtccggccacctcgtggccccacttcgtatgttcttcggtcttccggaagctccgtggaaaaataggcccctgggtctttgtttcgtccaattcgagaatatttcgttactaggatttacgaaaccaaaaacagcagaaaacaggaaccggcacttcgagcatcttgttaataggttagttccggaaaatgcacgaatatgacataaagtgtgcataaaacatgtaggtatcatcaataatatggcatagaacataagaaattatcgatacgtcggagacgtatcaagcatccccaagcttagttccgctcgtcccgagcgaggtaaaacgataacaaagataatttctgaagtgatatgccatcataactttgatcatactatttgtaaacatatgtagtggatgcagcgatcaaaacaatggtaatgacatgagtaaacaagtgaatcataaagcaaagacttttcatgaatagtacttcaagacaagtattaataagtcttgcataagagttaactcataaagcaataaatcaaagtaaaggtattgaagcaacacaaaggaagattaagtttcagcggttgctttcaacttgtaacatgtatatctcatggataattgtcaacatagagtaatataacaagtacaatatgcaagtatgtaggaatcaatgcacagttcacacaagtgtttgcttcttgaggtggagagaaataggtgaactgactcaacataaaagtaaagagaatggtccttcaaagaggaaagcatcgattgctatatttgtgctagagcttttattttgaaaacatgaaacaattttgtcaacggtagtaataaagcatatgagttatgtacattatatcttacaagttgcaagtctcatgcatagtatactaatagtgcccgcaccttgtcctaattaacttggactaccggatctttgcaatgcacatgttttgaccaagtgtcacaatggggtacctccatgtcgcctcgtacaaaggtctaaggagaaagctcgcattttggatttctcgcttttgattattctcaacttagacatccataccgggacaacatggacaacagataatggactcctctttaatgcataagcatgtggcaacaattattattctcatatgagattgaggatatatgtccaaaaccgaaacttccaccatgaatcatggctttagttagcggcccaaagttcttctctaacaatatgcatgctccaaccatgaaggtggtagatctctcttgcttcggacaagacggacatgcatagcaactcacatgatatccaacaaagaatagttgatggcgtccccgaaacatggttatcgcacaacaagcaacttaataagagataaagtgcataagtatatattcaataccacaatagtttttaagctatttgtcccatgagctatatattgcaaaggtgaatgatggaattttaaaggtagcactcaagcaatttactttggaatggcggataaataccatgtagtaggtaggtatggtggacacaaatggcatagtggttggctcaagtattttggatgcatgagaagtattccctctcgatacaaggcttaggctagcaaggttatttgaaacaaacacaaggatgaacggtacagcaaaactcacataaaagacatatggtaaacattataagactccataccgtcttccttgttgttcaaaactcaatactagatgttatctagactctagagaaaccaaatatgcaaaccaaattaacaagctctaagtatttcttcattaatgggtgcaaagtatatgatgcaagagcttaaacatgagcacaacaattgccaagtatcaaattatccaagacattttagagttactacatgtagcattttccaattccaaccatataacaatttaacgaagaagaaacttcgccatgaatactatgagtagagcctaaggacatatttgtccatatgctacagcggagcgtgtctctctcccataaagtgaatgctaggatccattttattcaaacaaaaaaaacaaaaacaaaccgacgctccaagcaaagtacataagatgtgacggaataaaaatatagtttcagggaggaacccgataatgttgtcgatgaagtaggggatgccttgggcatccccaagcttagacgcttgagtcttcttataatatgcaggggtgaaccaccgggcatccccaagcttagagctttcactctccttgatcatattgcatcatactcctctcttgatccttgaaaacttcctccacaccaaactcgaaacaactcattagagggttagtgcataataaaaattcacatgttcagaggtgactcaatcattcttaacacttctggacattgcataaagctactggacattagtggatcaaagaaattcatccaacatagcaaaagaggcaatgcgaaataaaagacagaatctgtcaaaacagaacagtccgtaaagatggattttattaggccaccagacttgctcaaacgaaaatgctcaaattgaatgaaagttgcgtacatatcggaggatcatgctcgttaattggcgtaattttctgagctacatacagggagatagacccagattcgtgacagcaaagaaatctggaactgcgcagtaatccaaatctagtacttacttttctatcaaagactttacttggcacaacaaaactcaaaactaagataaggagaggttgctacagtagtaaacaacttccaagacacaaatataaaacaaaaatactggagtaaaaacatgggttgtctcccataagcgcttttctttaacgcctttcagctaggcgcagtaaagtgtaactcaagtaacatcaagagacgaagcatcaacatcataatttgttctaataatagaatcataaggtaacttcattctctttctagggaagtgttccatacctttcttgagaggaaattgatatttaatattaccttccttcatatcaatagtagcaccaacggttcgaagaaaaggtcttcccaatataatggggcaagatgcattgcattcaatatccaagacaacaaaatcaacggggacaaggttattgttaaccataatatgaacattatcaactttccccaaaggtttctttttagcattatcagcgagattaacatccaaataacaattcttcaatggtggcaagtaaagcatatcataaacttttttaggcataacagaaatacttgcaccaagatcacacaaggaattacaatcaaagtctttgactctcattttaatgatgggctcccaaccatcctctagctttctaggaatagaagtttcaagttttagtttctcttctttagcttttatgagagcatttgtaatatgttttgtgaaagccaagtttatagcactagcattgggacttttagcaagtttttgtaagaactttataacttcagagatatggcaatcatcaaaatctaaatcattacaatctaaagcaatgggattatcatccccaaggttggaaaaaatttcagcagctttatcacaagcagtttcagcagttttagcagtttcaggtaattttgcgcgctttgcactaggagtggaagcattgccaacaccaattattttaccattgatagtaggaggtgcagcaacatgtgaatcattagcattgctagtggtggtaatggtccaaactttagctacattttcctttttagctagtttttcattttcttctctatcccacctagcacgcagttcagccattaatcttatattctcattaattctaacttggatggcatttgctgtagtaacaattttattttcaatatcatcaggtttagcagccattttattaattaaagaagattgtgacgctggacatgtatgagattcggtcttcagcatttgcaagtttagtttgcaacccgtaaatctccatatttaaattttcaagttgatttcctattttcttcaacaaggtagattgttcattcatagttttagtaaacaatttattttgctcatattgtgattgcataaagctcttagtggatctttcaatttctaaaatcttttcctcattaggtgaaatatgtctactataaaaattatcattagcaggatatggcctagaattttgagcaaccaatgaagctaacggaacattattaggatcaacattaatcctaccattaacaagcatagacataatagcatcaaccttatcattcaaggaagaggattcttcaacagaatttacctttttaccttgtggagctctttccgtgtgccattcagagtaattaaccagcatattatcaagaagctttgttgcttcaccaagagtgatggacataaaggtacctccagcagctgaatccaataagttccgcgaagaaaaatttagtcctgcatagaaggtt includes:
- the LOC124690657 gene encoding blue copper protein-like — encoded protein: MAPVASSCWGLVVVILVARVFPAAATSFTVGDKSGWTLGVDYTTWASGNTFKVGDNLVFNYAKGQHTVVEVSAADYLACAAANPLGSDSSGASTVPLKTGGKHYFICSITGHCAGGMKLEVTVSGSSSPSSPTPTPRSPNTPYTSPTPTTPTPTTPYTTPTTPYTTTPTSPACTGTTPGATPVTPVTPGTMPFYYYNDAGRLAPVGWASFALVCTAIVQLGLS